A DNA window from Luteolibacter luteus contains the following coding sequences:
- a CDS encoding DoxX family protein, which yields MKSFLQLKFIPLNSSLALLLLRLWLGGSMLALHGWGKLQKLVNGEFGSTDPLKIGAMPTLVLAVLCEFLGSAFIIAGFLTRFSALMLAITMGVAWGVVHNMKLSGPGSGELAFIYLGGYLTLLFAGAGKYSVEKG from the coding sequence ATGAAATCATTCCTTCAGCTCAAGTTCATCCCGCTCAATTCCTCGCTGGCCCTGCTGCTCCTGCGCCTCTGGCTGGGTGGCTCGATGCTGGCGCTCCACGGTTGGGGAAAGCTGCAAAAGCTGGTGAATGGCGAATTCGGGTCCACCGATCCGCTCAAGATCGGTGCGATGCCCACGCTGGTATTGGCAGTCCTTTGCGAGTTCTTGGGATCGGCCTTTATCATTGCCGGATTTCTCACGCGCTTCTCTGCCCTGATGCTGGCGATCACCATGGGAGTGGCATGGGGAGTGGTCCACAACATGAAGCTCTCCGGTCCGGGAAGCGGCGAGCTCGCCTTCATCTACCTCGGAGGCTACCTGACCCTGCTCTTCGCCGGAGCCGGAAAATACAGCGTGGAAAAGGGCTAG